The Branchiostoma floridae strain S238N-H82 chromosome 10, Bfl_VNyyK, whole genome shotgun sequence genome has a segment encoding these proteins:
- the LOC118424822 gene encoding chondroitin sulfate glucuronyltransferase-like has product MRRQPSMLYLRPFMPLIVGLSLGFTLCLVCLPLLEEGCTSEGSVDQVARLRKPNSVQETQDVLQNYNDDDFEPRIITNPKPAKSGGKQPFRARYISTELGIREKLVVGVITSRETLDTVAVALNKTLAHYIHKLLYFTGTR; this is encoded by the exons ATGCGTCGCCAGCCGTCCATGCTGTACTTACGGCCGTTCATGCCCCTGATCGTGGGTTTATCGCTGGGGTTTACTCTATGCCTGGTGTGCCTGCCCCTACTAGAGGAAGGCTGCACGTCTGAAGGGTCTGTAGACCAGGTGGCACGGCTGAGGAAACCCAACTCCGTACAGGAGACGCAGGACGTCTTACAGAACTATAATGATGACGACTTCGAGCCCAGGATCATCACG AACCCGAAGCCGGCAAAGTCTGGCGGGAAGCAGCCGTTCCGAGCGCGATACATCAGCACGGAGCTCGGCATCCGGGAGAAGCTCGTCGTGGGCGTGATCACCTCGCGGGAAACTCTGGACACCGTTGCCGTGGCGCTGAACAAGACGCTGGCTCATTACATCCACAAACTGCTGTACTTCACTGGAACAAGGTAG